Within Deltaproteobacteria bacterium, the genomic segment GGTTTTTGAGAATGAAAAAAGTGTAATGCCAATAATAGTAATTTGTTTCTTGACATAATTGATTCTTTCTGGTAGATATGAAATGTCATGTTTACCAGACTCAAGAAGCTCAAGACCAAAAAGACCGTTCACGAATACCTTCAGATTGTTGAAAGCTACCGGGAAGAGGGAAAACCCAAACAGCGTGTCATTGCGACCCTGGGCCGGATGGACCGGCTTTTGGAAGGAGGTCGTCTGGACGGGCTGATTGAGAGTCTGTCGAAGTTCTCC encodes:
- a CDS encoding transposase; translated protein: MFTRLKKLKTKKTVHEYLQIVESYREEGKPKQRVIATLGRMDRLLEGGRLDGLIESLSKFS